The Daucus carota subsp. sativus chromosome 2, DH1 v3.0, whole genome shotgun sequence genome includes a window with the following:
- the LOC108207522 gene encoding delta(12)-acyl-lipid-desaturase-like has protein sequence MVEQQQQDSTAVKRSSRSPTTKPPFTLSDVKKAVPPHCFERSAFRSLSYLLGDVILFVSLYYIATNYILKSELVQSSKLYFVASFIIYSVLQGFLLSRFWVLGHECGHNAFSDYKWLDDTVGFILHSVVLFPYFSFKYSHHRHHLRTGSLEEEEFDIPLLKSQVPLVFKYLKNPVARVLVVGAVLIAAVPLYLLVNFRGRAYDQFASHFDPYSPMFSHKQRLQVLLSDAGCIAVIYTLYNLALSRGFAWVAFIYIGPYLFHNSMLIIVAVLQHTNPLVPYYDSSEWEWLKGSMATIDRDFGFLNAVFLHQPNTHVAHHLFPRMPYYHAVEATKAFRPVLGEYYQYDYTPFYKSLWNTVSDCVYVEEDEQNKGVYWYNSNF, from the coding sequence ATGGtggaacaacaacaacaagattCTACAGCAGTGAAAAGATCATCAAGATCTCCCACCACAAAACCTCCCTTCACTTTAAGTGATGTCAAGAAAGCAGTCCCTCCGCATTGCTTCGAGCGTTCTGCTTTTCGCTCTCTGTCCTACCTCTTAGGAGATGTGATCCTCTTCGTCTCGCTTTATTATATCGCGacaaattatatcttaaaatcaGAATTAGTACAATCTTCCAAGTTATATTTTGTCGCCTCTTTCATTATTTATTCGGTGCTTCAAGGATTCCTCTTGTCGCGATTTTGGGTATTAGGCCATGAATGCGGGCACAACGCGTTCAGTGACTACAAATGGCTCGATGACACAGTCGGATTCATACTCCATTCTGTCGTTCTGTTTCCTTATTTTTCATTTAAGTACAGTCACCACAGGCACCACTTGAGAACCGGATCACTTGAAGAAGAGGAATTCGACATCCCTTTACTCAAGTCCCAAGTTCCTCTGGTTTTCAAGTACCTCAAAAACCCTGTAGCAAGGGTCTTGGTTGTTGGTGCAGTTCTGATTGCAGCTGTGCCTCTGTACTTGCTTGTCAACTTCCGTGGTCGGGCTTATGATCAATTCGCCTCCCATTTCGATCCCTACAGTCCCATGTTCTCACATAAGCAACGTCTTCAGGTCCTGCTTTCTGACGCTGGATGCATTGCCGTGATTTATACACTATACAATCTGGCTCTTTCGAGAGGGTTCGCTTGGGTGGCCTTTATTTACATCGGACCGTACCTATTTCATAATTCTATGCTAATTATAGTGGCGGTACTTCAACACACGAACCCTCTTGTGCCTTACTATGATTCCTCTGAGTGGGAGTGGTTGAAGGGGTCTATGGCTACCATTGATCGCGATTTTGGATTTCTCAACGCGGTGTTCCTTCACCAGCCTAATACTCATGTAGCGCACCATCTCTTTCCGAGAATGCCTTATTATCATGCTGTGGAAGCTACCAAAGCATTTAGGCCTGTGTTGGGGGAGTATTATCAGTATGATTACACCCCTTTCTATAAGTCACTGTGGAATACTGTGAGTGATTGTGTCTACGTCGAGGAAGATGAACAGAACAAAGGGGTATACTGGTATAACAGTAATTTTTGA
- the LOC108205782 gene encoding heat shock 70 kDa protein 18, protein MAIMVGPSGFKRGIGTHNHLQDVINLIHGKEYIENFLQLHVKMAKNDGIAVGIDLGTTYSCIGVWQHGQVEIIANDQGNRTTPSCIAFTDTERFIGDAAKNQAALNPVNTIFDAKRLIGRRFADSTVQSDINLWPFKVICDPANKPKIVVNYRGEDKQFSPEELSSMVLIKMKEIGEEYLGQKVKNAVVTVPAHFNDSQRQATKDAATIAGLNVLRILVEPTAAAVAYGLGQKLTSSLAEEKIVLIFDLGGGTFDASLLKVKKNNIKVLATAGNTHLGGEDFDNRLLHHFVEEFKRKHREDISRNSKSLRRLRSACEKAKRVLSHNAMTRAMTTINVDSLYEGIDFCAKITRARFEDLNMDLFRSCVETVGNCLRDAGMEKSRVHDVVLVGGSTRIPKVQQLLQELFNGKELCKNINPDEAVAYGAAVQAAVLTGVSDYNIRDLVLLDVTPLSLGIRIKGEVMSIIIPRNTTIPTSREEVYTTPFDDQVAMEISVFEGERSSSTHNNLLGEFTLNGLPPCPRGVVKVIVTFSIDANGVLQVTAECKIAGVKQSTTIINDKGRLTENEIERMIGDAEMYRAEDEEFKRKIKAMNAFEDYAYNLRSTIRAKRNLKEADKKKLEEIIKLAIEWINANTSAEADEYKLKMKELKDTCNSIISSYSEIRIEEIY, encoded by the exons ATGGCCATCATGGTGGGCCCATCTGGCTTTAAACGTGGGATTGGTACCCACAACCATCTGCAAGATGTCATCAACCTTATTCATGGAAAAGAGTATATTGAAAAT TTCTTACAGTTGCACGTTAAGATGGCCAAAAATGATGGAATAGCAGTTGGAATCGATCTAGGCACAACATACTCTTGCATCGGAGTTTGGCAACATGGCCAAGTTGAAATCATTGCAAATGATCAGGGCAACAGAACTACACCATCATGTATTGCTTTCACTGATACGGAGCGTTTTATTGGCGATGCTGCCAAGAATCAGGCTGCTCTCAATCCTGTCAACACTATTTTTG ATGCTAAAAGGTTGATTGGAAGGAGATTTGCTGATTCAACTGTACAAAGTGACATAAACCTCTGGCCATTTAAGGTTATCTGTGATCCTGCTAACAAACCTAAAATAGTTGTCAATTACAGAGGTGAGGACAAACAATTTTCACCTGAGGAGTTGTCTTCAATGGTTCTCATTAAGATGAAGGAAATTGGTGAAGAATACCTGGGTCAGAAAGTAAAGAATGCTGTTGTCACTGTCCCTGCACACTTCAATGACTCACAGCGCCAGGCTACTAAAGATGCAGCAACAATAGCTGGTCTCAATGTGTTGCGTATCCTTGTTGAACCAACAGCAGCTGCAGTCGCTTATGGTCTTGGCCAAAAGCTTACAAGTAGTTTAGCTGAAGAGAAAATTGTTCTTATTTTCGATCTTGGCGGTGGTACTTTTGATGCGTCTCTTCTCAAAGtcaaaaagaataatattaaaGTTCTGGCTACAGCAGGTAATACTCACCTTGGAGGTGAAGACTTTGACAATCGTTtgctacaccattttgttgaagAATTCAAAAGGAAGCACAGAGAAGACATCAGCCGAAACTCTAAATCTCTAAGAAGATTAAGAAGTGCTTGTGAAAAGGCAAAGAGAGTTCTCTCTCATAATGCTAtgactaggg ctATGACAACCATTAATGTAGATTCTTTGTATGAGGGAATAGATTTCTGTGCAAAAATTACTCGTGCCAGATTCGAGGATTTGAACATGGATCTTTTTAGAAGTTGTGTGGAGACTGTGGGAAATTGTTTGAGAGATGCAGGGATGGAGAAGAGTAGGGTTCATGATGTTGTTCTTGTGGGTGGATCTACCAGAATTCCTAAAGTGCAGCAGCTATTGCAAGAACTTTTCAATGGTAAGGAGCTCTGCAAGAACATTAATCCTGATGAGGCTGTTGCTTATGGTGCAGCTGTCCAAGCTGCTGTACTGACTGGTGTGAGCGATTATAATATTAGGGATTTAGTACTGCTTGATGTTACTCCTCTGTCACTTGGAATTCGGATAAAGGGTGAAGTAATGAGTATTATTATTCCAAGGAACACAACAATTCCCACCAGCAGAGAAGAGGTATACACTACCCCTTTTGATGATCAGGTGGCCATGGAAATATCAGTTTTCGAGGGGGAGAGATCAAGTTCGACACATAACAACTTACTGGGTGAGTTCACACTTAATGGCCTCCCTCCGTGCCCAAGGGGTGTAGTTAAAGTTATAGTTACATTTAGTATTGATGCAAATGGAGTGTTACAAGTTACTGCTGAGTGTAAGATTGCTGGGGTAAAACAGAGTACAACAATAATTAACGACAAGGGAAGACTTACAGAAAATGAGATTGAGAGGATGATAGGAGATGCAGAGATGTACAGGGCTGAAGACGAGGAGTTCAAAAGGAAGATCAAGGCAATGAATGCATTTGAAGATTATGCATATAACCTGAGGAGTACCATTAGAGCTAAACGTAACCTGAAGGAAGCTGACAAGAAGAAGCTGGAGGAAATTATCAAGTTGGCTATTGAGTGGATTAATGCAAACACTAGTGCTGAAGCTGATGAGTACAAGTTGAAGATGAAGGAACTGAAGGATACTTGCAATTCCATCATTTCAAGCTATTCAGAGATACGTATCGAGGAAATTTACTAG